One part of the Truepera radiovictrix DSM 17093 genome encodes these proteins:
- the pyrH gene encoding UMP kinase — protein sequence MRVLLKLSGEFLAGTKGVGVSPEATRTLAQEIAAAHRQGAQVAVVVGAGNFWRGAQHGGEMDPATADYVGMIATVMNAVALQDALEQQGIDTRVQSAINMQEVAEPYIRRRALRHLEKGRVVIFGGGTGNPFFTTDTAAALRALEIDADMVLMAKNKVDGVYSDDPRKNPHAERFETLTYLDVLNQGLKVMDATAISLCMGKEMPIVVFDIFTPGNLGRLLAGEHVGTRISSAATTPASAGTLPGTV from the coding sequence GTGCGCGTTCTGCTTAAACTCTCCGGCGAGTTTTTGGCCGGCACCAAAGGCGTCGGCGTCTCCCCCGAGGCGACCCGCACGCTCGCTCAGGAGATCGCCGCCGCCCACCGCCAAGGGGCGCAGGTCGCCGTCGTCGTCGGCGCGGGCAACTTCTGGCGCGGCGCCCAACACGGCGGCGAGATGGACCCGGCGACCGCCGACTACGTCGGTATGATCGCCACGGTGATGAACGCCGTAGCGCTGCAAGACGCCCTCGAGCAGCAGGGCATCGACACGCGGGTGCAGTCGGCGATCAACATGCAAGAGGTCGCCGAGCCCTACATCCGGCGCCGCGCCCTGCGCCACCTTGAAAAGGGGCGCGTCGTCATCTTCGGGGGCGGCACCGGCAACCCCTTTTTCACCACCGACACGGCGGCGGCGCTGCGCGCGCTCGAGATCGACGCCGACATGGTCTTGATGGCCAAAAACAAGGTCGACGGGGTTTACAGCGACGACCCGCGCAAAAACCCTCACGCCGAGCGTTTCGAAACGCTCACCTACCTCGACGTGCTCAACCAGGGGCTCAAGGTGATGGACGCGACCGCCATCAGCCTCTGCATGGGCAAGGAGATGCCCATCGTCGTGTTCGACATCTTTACCCCCGGCAATTTGGGGCGCCTGCTCGCCGGCGAGCACGTCGGCACGCGGATCAGCTCTGCGGCCACGACCCCCGCTTCGGCGGGGACGCTGCCGGGTACGGTATAA
- a CDS encoding PIG-L deacetylase family protein, with amino-acid sequence MAAPPPSRNAAASRPPTAAHRTSAADPAQSSENPAEQALGAPHQPHAGERHRILAVFAHPDDELGCIGSLRKHAERGDEVMLVWTTHGELASQFEGAADAYVRSVRQEHGAHIAELVGAEHHFFDFGDSRMTGSRAEALELAQLYARFRPDAVIAWSDDHPHPDHRMSAKIAFDAITLARIPKILAEGRSAPVPPHRKPVRFYQYPSAGSSYPVVHVDVSAQIEVVKQAFAFYQAFYQWPFSVAQFEGSLAARGREVGVPYAEAFQLRQRFPPALERLV; translated from the coding sequence ATGGCCGCGCCACCACCCTCTCGCAACGCCGCCGCCTCCCGGCCCCCCACCGCAGCACACCGCACCTCCGCCGCCGACCCCGCGCAGAGCAGCGAAAACCCCGCCGAGCAGGCGCTCGGGGCGCCCCACCAACCCCACGCCGGCGAGCGCCACCGCATCCTCGCGGTCTTCGCCCACCCCGACGACGAGCTCGGGTGCATCGGCAGCCTGCGCAAGCACGCCGAACGGGGCGACGAGGTGATGCTCGTGTGGACCACCCATGGCGAGCTCGCCAGCCAGTTCGAGGGGGCCGCTGACGCGTACGTCCGGAGCGTGCGCCAGGAGCACGGCGCGCACATCGCCGAGCTCGTCGGCGCCGAGCACCACTTTTTCGATTTCGGCGACTCGCGTATGACGGGCAGCCGCGCCGAAGCGCTCGAGCTCGCGCAGCTCTACGCGCGCTTTCGGCCAGACGCCGTCATCGCCTGGAGCGACGACCATCCCCACCCCGACCACCGCATGAGCGCGAAGATCGCCTTTGACGCCATTACCCTCGCGCGCATCCCCAAAATCCTCGCCGAGGGGCGGAGCGCACCGGTCCCCCCCCACCGCAAACCCGTACGCTTTTACCAGTACCCTTCGGCGGGGTCGTCGTACCCGGTCGTGCACGTCGACGTCTCCGCGCAGATCGAGGTCGTCAAGCAGGCGTTTGCGTTTTACCAGGCGTTTTACCAGTGGCCCTTTTCGGTGGCGCAGTTTGAGGGGAGCCTCGCCGCGCGCGGGCGCGAGGTCGGGGTCCCTTACGCCGAAGCGTTTCAGCTGCGGCAGCGCTTCCCGCCCGCGCTCGAGCGGCTCGTGTAA
- the fabD gene encoding ACP S-malonyltransferase: protein MIAALFPGQNSQVVGMGHDLYKGGGAARRALDEAERALPGLLKLMWEGPEEALKKTAHQQPALVAVGAAAFAAYLEEGGEAPAYAAGHSLGEFTAHVAAGSLALGDAVRLVHKRGQYMQDAVPEGVGAMAAILKTGRDHVERVCQAVAAEGGVVEVANLNAPEQTVISGEAGAVEAAAARLKAEGARVVRLNVSAPFHCRLMRPAAERLARDLRAVAFAPPRFPVLCNVTADVLPDIREAPRLLEAQVTAPVRWTETLERLQALGVTRTLEFGSGAVLSGLVKRTLTGVSAHAVTDRESLAAVKGPV from the coding sequence GTGATCGCTGCGCTGTTTCCCGGACAGAACTCGCAGGTCGTCGGTATGGGGCACGACCTCTACAAAGGCGGTGGCGCCGCTAGGCGCGCCCTCGACGAAGCCGAACGGGCTCTGCCGGGGCTTTTAAAGCTCATGTGGGAGGGCCCGGAGGAGGCGCTCAAAAAAACCGCTCACCAGCAGCCCGCACTCGTGGCGGTCGGCGCGGCGGCCTTTGCCGCCTACCTCGAGGAGGGTGGCGAGGCGCCCGCCTACGCCGCGGGGCACTCGCTCGGCGAGTTTACCGCCCACGTCGCGGCGGGTTCGTTGGCCCTCGGCGACGCCGTCAGGCTCGTACATAAGCGCGGCCAGTACATGCAAGACGCCGTACCCGAGGGGGTCGGCGCGATGGCCGCGATTTTAAAGACCGGGCGCGATCACGTCGAACGCGTCTGTCAGGCGGTCGCCGCCGAGGGCGGCGTGGTCGAGGTCGCCAACCTCAACGCCCCCGAACAGACGGTCATCTCCGGCGAGGCGGGGGCGGTCGAGGCGGCGGCAGCGCGCCTCAAAGCGGAGGGGGCGCGGGTGGTCAGGCTCAACGTCTCCGCCCCCTTCCACTGCCGCCTCATGCGCCCCGCCGCCGAGCGCCTCGCGCGCGATCTGCGCGCCGTCGCCTTCGCCCCGCCGCGCTTTCCCGTGCTCTGCAACGTCACCGCCGACGTGCTACCGGACATCCGGGAAGCGCCCAGGCTGCTCGAGGCGCAGGTCACGGCGCCCGTGCGCTGGACCGAGACGCTCGAGCGGCTACAGGCTTTAGGCGTGACGCGCACCCTCGAGTTCGGCTCCGGCGCCGTCTTGAGCGGCCTCGTCAAACGCACGCTCACGGGCGTCAGCGCGCACGCGGTGACCGACCGGGAAAGTTTGGCCGCTGTGAAAGGACCTGTATGA
- the rpsB gene encoding 30S ribosomal protein S2, whose amino-acid sequence MSYLGMKQLLEAGVHFGHETKRWNPKFKRYIFAERNGIFIIDLQKTLQESDKAFDYLKDTAARGGTILFVGTKKQAQEILAAEARRCGMPYLNERWLGGTLTNFKTIRSRVERLKELERMFEDESILRYSKKEQIDLGKELQRLQRYLGGIKDMTRLPDVLFVIDPTKEAIAVREANKLRIPVVALADTDSDPDVLDYIVPGNDDAIRSIQLVTARLADTIVEVRGGAAESVSAESAGETERETLPTPVSSPEQMIAEAAQRGSESAATGDAEPA is encoded by the coding sequence GTGTCCTACTTAGGCATGAAGCAGCTGCTCGAGGCCGGCGTTCACTTCGGTCACGAGACCAAACGTTGGAACCCGAAGTTTAAACGCTACATCTTCGCAGAGCGCAACGGCATCTTTATCATCGACCTGCAAAAGACGCTGCAGGAGTCGGACAAGGCGTTTGACTACCTCAAAGACACCGCCGCGCGCGGCGGGACGATCCTCTTCGTGGGGACCAAAAAGCAAGCGCAGGAGATTCTCGCCGCCGAGGCGCGCCGCTGCGGGATGCCCTACCTCAACGAGCGCTGGCTCGGGGGGACGCTCACCAACTTTAAAACCATCCGCAGCCGGGTCGAACGCCTTAAAGAGCTCGAGCGCATGTTCGAAGACGAGTCCATCTTGCGCTACTCCAAAAAGGAGCAGATCGACCTCGGCAAGGAGCTGCAGCGCCTGCAGCGCTACCTGGGCGGGATCAAGGACATGACCCGGCTGCCGGACGTGCTCTTTGTCATCGACCCGACGAAAGAGGCGATCGCCGTGCGCGAGGCCAACAAGCTGCGCATCCCGGTCGTCGCGCTCGCCGACACCGACTCCGACCCGGACGTGCTCGACTACATCGTCCCCGGTAACGACGACGCCATCCGTTCGATTCAGCTCGTCACCGCGCGCCTCGCCGACACCATCGTCGAAGTCCGCGGCGGCGCCGCCGAGAGCGTGAGCGCCGAAAGCGCCGGGGAGACGGAGCGCGAAACCCTGCCGACGCCGGTCTCCTCCCCCGAGCAGATGATCGCCGAGGCGGCGCAGCGCGGCTCCGAAAGCGCTGCTACCGGGGACGCCGAGCCCGCCTAA
- the fabF gene encoding beta-ketoacyl-ACP synthase II produces MHRVVVTGLGPVTPIGVGAEAFLNAQHRAKNGIRHITRFDATELGVTIAGEVDVDMGAFIERKEAKRLDRFVQLALVGAALALEDAGLKPEEVAGERTGTCIGSGIGGLGIWEEQSRVRFARDPMRMSPFFIPMLIANMASGHVAMRYGLTGPSSTVVTACATGSGAVGDAYRMVERGEADVMITGGTEACVTPMGIAGFAVMKALSTRNDSPETASRPFTASRDGFVAGEGAGILVLESYEHAKRRGARIYAEVVGYATSADAHHITASAPGGAGAVRCITWALKSAGIGPEAIGYINAHGTSTPINDLNETLAYKTIFGGRERVPPVSSTKSMTGHMLGAAGAVEAIASVQALYSGVLPPTRNYLDPDPELDLDYIPNEAREARVDYALSTNFAFGGQNAALIFKRVE; encoded by the coding sequence ATGCACCGCGTCGTCGTCACCGGCCTAGGCCCCGTCACCCCCATCGGCGTCGGCGCCGAGGCCTTTTTAAACGCGCAACACAGAGCCAAAAACGGCATCCGCCACATCACCCGCTTCGACGCCACCGAGCTCGGCGTCACCATCGCCGGCGAGGTCGACGTCGACATGGGCGCTTTTATCGAGCGCAAGGAGGCGAAGCGGCTCGACCGCTTTGTGCAGCTCGCCCTCGTCGGCGCGGCGCTCGCTCTAGAGGACGCCGGCCTTAAGCCCGAAGAGGTCGCGGGGGAACGGACGGGCACCTGCATCGGCAGCGGTATCGGTGGGCTCGGCATCTGGGAGGAGCAGTCGCGGGTGCGCTTTGCGCGCGACCCCATGCGTATGAGCCCCTTTTTTATCCCCATGCTGATCGCCAACATGGCCTCTGGGCACGTCGCCATGCGCTACGGTCTCACCGGCCCCTCGTCAACGGTCGTCACCGCCTGCGCGACGGGCTCCGGCGCCGTCGGCGACGCCTACCGCATGGTAGAGCGCGGCGAGGCGGACGTGATGATCACCGGCGGCACCGAAGCCTGCGTGACGCCCATGGGGATCGCCGGTTTTGCCGTGATGAAAGCGCTCTCGACGCGCAACGACTCCCCCGAGACCGCTTCGCGCCCCTTTACCGCTTCGCGCGACGGGTTTGTCGCGGGCGAGGGGGCGGGCATCTTGGTGCTCGAGTCGTACGAGCACGCTAAGCGCCGCGGCGCCCGCATCTACGCCGAAGTGGTCGGCTACGCGACCAGCGCCGACGCGCACCACATCACCGCTTCAGCGCCCGGCGGGGCGGGGGCGGTGCGCTGCATCACCTGGGCGCTCAAGTCAGCCGGCATCGGCCCCGAAGCGATCGGCTACATCAACGCCCACGGCACCAGCACGCCGATCAACGACCTTAACGAGACGCTTGCCTACAAGACCATCTTCGGCGGCCGCGAGCGCGTCCCGCCGGTCTCCTCGACGAAGTCGATGACCGGCCACATGCTGGGCGCGGCGGGCGCCGTCGAAGCGATCGCCAGCGTGCAGGCGCTCTACAGCGGGGTGCTGCCGCCGACGCGCAACTACCTAGACCCCGACCCCGAACTCGACCTCGACTACATCCCCAACGAAGCGCGCGAGGCCAGGGTGGACTACGCGCTCTCGACGAACTTCGCTTTTGGGGGGCAGAACGCGGCGCTCATCTTTAAACGCGTCGAGTAA
- a CDS encoding tetratricopeptide repeat protein: protein MRALLALLLLPVVWAQELTERSTDELLRYGDVLYAQGNCLSARLFYQQVLEREANNPDALLGKGQALVCEGAFDEGIATLQRVLEAAPERTEAYLRLASAYVEQHRNAPQRHTEGLQEALAVLEEAESAGLGGAELLNLRGMILYRRGELEAARDALQRAVALDSTAAAYYENLGLTYLGLGELEPAVRTLRRAVTLNPDSASARNQLGSAYLLLGRCEDALFELEQAVSLAPEQLETNFNLGRALFDCGEVRAARPYFEKVVALDVTALPPVYTYLARIDLEEGNYDAAVTQATKGALLPQPNAAEAYYWLGQAYEARGRTSEDGASDAEKAREAYERALQLDGSFTPAREALN from the coding sequence ATGCGCGCGCTTCTCGCCCTGCTCCTACTCCCCGTCGTATGGGCCCAGGAGCTGACCGAGCGATCGACCGACGAGCTGCTGCGCTACGGTGACGTGCTCTACGCCCAGGGCAACTGCCTCTCGGCGCGCCTGTTTTACCAGCAGGTTTTAGAGCGCGAGGCGAACAACCCCGACGCGCTTCTGGGCAAAGGCCAAGCGCTCGTCTGCGAGGGGGCCTTTGACGAGGGCATCGCGACGCTGCAGCGGGTTCTTGAGGCGGCACCGGAGCGTACCGAAGCGTACCTGCGCCTCGCGAGCGCCTACGTCGAGCAGCACCGGAACGCCCCGCAGCGCCACACCGAGGGGCTCCAGGAGGCCCTGGCGGTGCTCGAAGAGGCCGAGTCGGCGGGCCTCGGGGGCGCCGAGCTGCTCAACTTGCGCGGGATGATCCTCTACCGCCGCGGCGAGCTCGAAGCCGCCCGCGACGCGCTGCAGCGCGCGGTGGCGCTCGACAGCACGGCCGCCGCCTACTACGAGAACCTGGGTCTAACCTACCTCGGCCTCGGCGAGCTCGAGCCGGCTGTGCGGACGCTGCGCCGCGCGGTGACCCTCAACCCCGACAGCGCCTCGGCGCGCAACCAGCTCGGCAGCGCGTACCTGCTGCTGGGCCGCTGCGAGGACGCGCTCTTCGAGCTCGAGCAGGCCGTCTCGCTCGCCCCCGAACAACTGGAGACCAACTTCAACTTGGGGCGCGCGCTCTTTGACTGCGGCGAGGTTCGCGCGGCGCGGCCCTACTTCGAAAAGGTCGTCGCGTTAGACGTCACCGCTCTGCCGCCCGTGTACACCTACCTCGCCCGCATCGACCTCGAAGAGGGGAACTACGACGCGGCGGTCACGCAGGCGACCAAAGGGGCGCTCTTGCCGCAGCCGAACGCTGCTGAGGCCTACTACTGGCTCGGCCAAGCGTACGAAGCGCGCGGCCGAACCTCCGAAGACGGCGCCTCCGACGCGGAAAAGGCGCGCGAGGCGTACGAGCGCGCGCTGCAGCTCGACGGCTCGTTTACCCCGGCACGCGAGGCGCTCAACTGA
- a CDS encoding beta-ketoacyl-ACP synthase III, with the protein MRAGISALGAYAPEKHLTNFDLEKMMDTSDAWITTRTGIRTRHVAADGEFTSHLAVRSVEALVARHGEGALEGVDMVIVATNTPDALFPATAALVQHHFGLRAGAFDLLAACPGWLYALSVARAYVESGMMRKVLAIGAEALTKIVDWSDRATAVLFGDGAGAAIVEATPAPYGFRSFVLGTDGAGGHLLHRRAVARCLPDGTPMTDYLYMNGREVFKFAVRVMDTATVEALGKAGLNANDVALFVPHQANLRIIEAARERLQLPPERVMVTVDAYGNNSTASIPLALQSALDTGRLRAGDHTLLVSFGAGLTWAATVLTWGGGGDG; encoded by the coding sequence CTGCGAGCGGGCATCTCGGCGCTCGGCGCCTACGCGCCCGAAAAACACCTGACGAACTTCGACCTCGAAAAGATGATGGACACCTCGGACGCGTGGATCACCACGCGCACGGGGATCCGCACCCGCCACGTGGCCGCCGACGGCGAATTCACCTCGCACCTCGCGGTGCGCAGCGTCGAGGCGCTCGTCGCGCGCCACGGCGAGGGGGCGCTCGAGGGCGTCGACATGGTCATCGTCGCGACCAACACCCCCGACGCCCTCTTCCCCGCCACGGCGGCGCTCGTGCAGCACCACTTCGGGCTGCGCGCGGGGGCCTTTGACCTCCTCGCGGCCTGCCCGGGTTGGCTCTACGCGCTCTCGGTGGCGCGCGCTTACGTCGAGTCGGGGATGATGCGCAAGGTGCTCGCGATCGGCGCGGAAGCGCTCACCAAGATCGTCGATTGGAGCGACCGCGCGACCGCCGTGCTCTTCGGCGACGGGGCGGGGGCGGCGATCGTCGAGGCCACCCCCGCCCCCTACGGCTTCCGCTCGTTTGTCCTCGGCACCGACGGCGCCGGGGGGCACCTGTTGCACCGGCGGGCGGTCGCGCGCTGTCTCCCCGACGGCACGCCGATGACCGATTACCTTTACATGAACGGCCGTGAAGTCTTTAAGTTCGCCGTCCGGGTGATGGACACCGCCACGGTCGAAGCGCTCGGCAAGGCGGGTTTGAACGCAAACGACGTCGCGCTCTTTGTCCCCCACCAGGCCAACTTGCGCATCATCGAAGCGGCGCGCGAGCGCCTGCAGCTCCCCCCCGAGCGGGTGATGGTCACGGTCGACGCGTATGGCAACAATTCAACCGCTAGCATCCCGCTTGCGCTCCAGAGCGCCCTCGACACCGGACGCCTGCGCGCCGGCGACCACACCCTCTTGGTCTCGTTCGGCGCGGGGCTCACGTGGGCGGCGACGGTGCTGACGTGGGGTGGAGGAGGTGACGGGTGA
- the acpP gene encoding acyl carrier protein, translated as MDRSEILAKIKEVAADKLDADPSDVTEEASFVDDLGADSLDVVELIMGLEDEFGIEISDEEAEKIRTVGDAVTFIAAQK; from the coding sequence ATGGACCGCAGTGAAATCCTCGCCAAGATCAAAGAAGTCGCCGCCGACAAACTCGACGCCGATCCGAGCGACGTCACCGAAGAGGCGTCGTTCGTCGATGACCTGGGGGCCGACTCGCTCGACGTCGTCGAGCTGATCATGGGGCTCGAGGACGAGTTCGGCATCGAGATCAGCGACGAAGAGGCTGAAAAGATCCGCACCGTCGGCGACGCCGTCACCTTTATCGCGGCGCAAAAGTAG
- a CDS encoding phosphatidate cytidylyltransferase, translating to MTRLRVRPPYTRIISALIALGAALLIVWLGIPLLAPAYLLLSLVALQEYAVLMNLRGVPIRRRSLWVATLLTLPASLPVTYTGLFDMQPLFAGVSWREALLGLFALYLIGLEVIHPNDRSVESVIYTLFGYLYIPWLLGYAITLRYTPDGVLGLWYLMIPILAIIASDAGAYIFGKLFGRRKLAPQVSPNKTLEGAFGGLASAIVIVSLVTFVLELVLGLRVDIYDTLLFSVLVASAAQLGDLFESLIKRWAGVKDAGFFLPGHGGALDRIDSMLFAVPVTYYFVVLVVLR from the coding sequence GTGACCCGCCTCCGCGTACGCCCCCCCTACACCCGCATCATCTCGGCGCTCATCGCTCTCGGGGCGGCGCTACTTATCGTGTGGCTGGGGATACCGCTGCTCGCCCCCGCTTACTTGCTCCTGTCGCTCGTCGCGCTGCAAGAGTACGCCGTGCTGATGAACCTGCGCGGCGTCCCCATCCGCCGCCGCAGCCTCTGGGTCGCCACGCTGCTCACGCTCCCCGCCTCGCTGCCGGTCACCTACACCGGCCTGTTCGACATGCAGCCGCTCTTTGCCGGGGTGAGCTGGCGCGAGGCGCTGCTCGGTCTTTTCGCGCTCTACCTGATCGGTCTAGAGGTCATTCATCCCAACGACCGCTCGGTCGAGAGCGTGATCTACACGCTTTTTGGCTACCTCTATATCCCCTGGCTGTTGGGCTACGCCATCACGCTGCGTTACACCCCCGACGGTGTGCTCGGGCTCTGGTACCTGATGATCCCGATTCTCGCGATTATCGCCTCGGATGCCGGTGCCTACATCTTCGGCAAGCTCTTCGGCAGGCGTAAGCTCGCACCGCAGGTGAGCCCCAACAAGACCCTCGAGGGGGCCTTTGGCGGTCTCGCCTCGGCGATCGTCATCGTCTCGCTCGTCACTTTTGTCCTCGAGCTCGTGCTCGGGTTGCGCGTCGACATCTACGACACGCTGCTCTTTAGCGTGCTCGTCGCGAGCGCTGCGCAGCTCGGCGACCTCTTCGAGTCGCTGATCAAACGCTGGGCCGGCGTCAAAGACGCGGGGTTTTTCCTCCCCGGCCACGGGGGGGCGCTCGACCGCATCGACAGCATGCTCTTCGCGGTACCGGTGACCTACTACTTCGTCGTCCTGGTGGTGCTCCGCTAG
- the rpmF gene encoding 50S ribosomal protein L32: MAKHPVPKKRTSKARRDSRRAHDALSAPNLTPCAQCKELKPAHVVCPHCGTYAGRQVLNLEA, encoded by the coding sequence ATGGCGAAACACCCCGTCCCCAAAAAACGCACCTCGAAAGCGCGCCGCGACTCGAGGCGTGCCCACGACGCGCTGAGCGCCCCCAACCTGACCCCGTGCGCGCAGTGCAAAGAGCTCAAACCCGCCCACGTGGTCTGCCCGCACTGCGGCACCTACGCCGGTCGCCAGGTTCTCAACCTGGAGGCCTGA
- the fabG gene encoding 3-oxoacyl-[acyl-carrier-protein] reductase: MTETGARVALVTGSSRGLGRAIALELGRLGFTVAVHYATSEGPAAEVAEQLRAQGGRAEVFCADVSQEAACTALVKAVSDRLGRLDVLVNNAGITRDGLALRLKADDWAQVLETNLSSAFYLSKAALRGMLSRKWGRIINVSSVVALNGNPGQANYIAAKAGLLGLTKALAQEYGARGVTVNAVAPGFIVSDMTAGLPEELKRSYLARIPAGRFGEPHEVAAAVAFFASEGAAYVNGQTLAIDGGMVMR, encoded by the coding sequence ATGACCGAAACTGGAGCGAGAGTCGCCCTCGTCACGGGCTCGAGCCGCGGGCTCGGCCGCGCGATCGCCCTCGAGCTGGGCCGCTTGGGCTTCACCGTCGCGGTGCACTACGCCACCTCGGAGGGGCCCGCCGCCGAGGTCGCCGAACAGCTTCGCGCCCAAGGGGGCCGCGCCGAGGTGTTTTGCGCCGACGTTTCCCAAGAGGCCGCCTGCACGGCGCTCGTCAAAGCGGTCAGCGACCGCTTGGGGCGCCTCGACGTGCTGGTGAACAACGCCGGCATCACCAGAGACGGGCTCGCCCTGCGCCTTAAGGCCGACGATTGGGCGCAGGTCTTGGAGACGAACCTCTCGAGCGCCTTCTACCTCTCCAAGGCCGCGCTGCGGGGGATGCTCAGCCGCAAGTGGGGGCGCATCATCAACGTCTCGTCGGTCGTCGCCCTTAACGGCAACCCCGGCCAGGCCAACTACATCGCCGCCAAAGCGGGGCTCTTGGGGCTGACCAAAGCGCTCGCCCAGGAGTACGGCGCTAGGGGCGTCACGGTCAACGCGGTCGCCCCCGGCTTTATCGTCTCGGACATGACCGCCGGGCTCCCCGAGGAGCTTAAACGCAGCTACTTAGCGCGCATCCCCGCCGGCCGCTTCGGCGAGCCGCACGAGGTCGCCGCGGCGGTGGCCTTTTTCGCCAGCGAGGGCGCCGCCTATGTCAACGGCCAAACGCTCGCGATCGACGGCGGGATGGTGATGCGCTAG
- a CDS encoding YceD family protein yields the protein MARQDATLNLARLLKHDPDLDDEVEGTGLLLPSAEVQAADGIRLEAPLRWHLTVRATGGVDDLILTGNVAGEVIQECRRCLSDVRTALHADLLYPMVYRPGRKQEGGGVLSLLEGDEDDTLVFTHPEVDFAPLLAQVLAIELPLTVLCKEDCKGLSVDGVNLNEHPEHAAEAPQDDLPSPFSVLKDFEL from the coding sequence ATGGCTCGGCAGGACGCGACACTCAACTTAGCCCGGCTTTTAAAGCACGACCCCGACCTTGACGACGAGGTCGAGGGCACCGGGCTTTTGCTGCCGAGCGCCGAGGTGCAAGCGGCTGATGGCATCCGGCTCGAGGCGCCCCTGCGCTGGCACCTCACGGTGCGCGCCACGGGGGGCGTCGATGATCTTATCCTGACGGGCAACGTCGCCGGCGAGGTGATCCAGGAGTGTCGGCGTTGCCTCAGCGACGTCCGCACCGCGCTGCACGCCGACCTGCTCTACCCGATGGTGTATCGGCCGGGGCGTAAACAGGAGGGTGGCGGCGTGCTCTCCCTGCTCGAGGGAGACGAAGACGACACGCTCGTCTTTACCCACCCCGAGGTCGACTTCGCGCCGCTCCTCGCGCAGGTGCTCGCCATCGAACTGCCGCTGACGGTTCTCTGCAAAGAGGACTGCAAGGGGTTGTCGGTCGATGGGGTCAACCTCAACGAGCATCCCGAGCACGCGGCCGAGGCGCCGCAAGACGACCTTCCCTCCCCCTTTTCGGTGCTCAAAGACTTTGAGCTTTAA
- the frr gene encoding ribosome recycling factor, with protein MKAVLDEARTRMQKSLEAFENNIAAVRTGRANPAILNRIQVNYYGAQTPLNQLATVSSPDARTLVITPFDKSVAKDIEKAIRESDLGFNPNNRGDSLFISVPPLNDERRRALVKQVKTMAEEARVAVRNVRRDANEELKEMRKENLLTDDELRQGENDVQRLTDEFVGQIDKRVKSKEEDIMAV; from the coding sequence ATGAAAGCCGTTTTGGACGAAGCGCGCACGCGCATGCAAAAGTCGCTCGAGGCCTTTGAAAACAACATCGCCGCCGTACGTACGGGCCGCGCCAACCCGGCGATCTTAAACCGGATCCAGGTCAACTACTACGGCGCGCAGACGCCCCTGAATCAGCTCGCGACGGTCTCCTCCCCCGACGCCCGCACGCTCGTCATCACCCCCTTCGACAAGAGCGTCGCCAAGGACATCGAGAAGGCGATTCGCGAGAGCGACCTCGGCTTCAACCCGAACAACCGCGGCGACAGCCTCTTTATCAGCGTCCCCCCCCTTAACGACGAGCGCCGCCGCGCCCTCGTCAAGCAGGTGAAAACGATGGCCGAAGAGGCGCGCGTCGCCGTGCGCAACGTCCGCCGCGACGCCAACGAAGAGCTTAAAGAGATGCGCAAGGAGAACCTGCTGACCGACGACGAGCTGCGGCAGGGGGAGAACGACGTGCAGCGGCTGACCGACGAGTTTGTCGGGCAGATCGACAAACGCGTCAAGAGCAAAGAAGAGGACATCATGGCGGTGTGA
- the tsf gene encoding translation elongation factor Ts: protein MAVTMEDIKKLRAMTGAGMMDVKKALEETGGDLERAATLLRERGIAKAAKKADREAREGFVGAYVHHNGKIATLVELNCETDFVARNEKFQELAKNIAIHIAMANPLYKSRDDVPSETVEAERKVLAEQARQEGKPEQVVAKMVEGRLGKFFAEVCLLEQPYIKDDKKTIEALLKEAVATMGENIQVGAFYRVAIGE from the coding sequence ATGGCTGTCACCATGGAGGACATTAAAAAGCTCCGCGCGATGACCGGCGCGGGCATGATGGACGTCAAAAAGGCGCTCGAGGAGACCGGCGGCGACCTCGAACGCGCGGCGACGCTGCTGCGCGAGCGCGGCATCGCCAAGGCGGCGAAAAAGGCCGACCGCGAGGCGCGCGAGGGCTTCGTCGGCGCGTACGTGCACCACAACGGCAAGATCGCCACGCTCGTCGAGCTCAACTGCGAGACCGACTTCGTCGCCCGCAACGAAAAGTTTCAGGAGCTCGCGAAAAACATCGCCATCCACATCGCCATGGCCAACCCCCTTTACAAAAGCCGCGACGACGTACCGAGCGAAACGGTCGAAGCCGAGCGCAAGGTGCTCGCCGAGCAGGCGCGCCAGGAGGGGAAGCCCGAGCAGGTGGTGGCGAAGATGGTCGAGGGGCGGCTCGGCAAGTTTTTCGCCGAGGTCTGCTTGCTCGAGCAACCCTACATCAAAGACGACAAAAAGACCATCGAAGCGCTTCTTAAAGAGGCGGTCGCCACGATGGGCGAGAACATCCAAGTTGGCGCCTTTTATCGCGTCGCCATCGGCGAGTAA